Proteins encoded within one genomic window of Pseudorasbora parva isolate DD20220531a chromosome 3, ASM2467924v1, whole genome shotgun sequence:
- the polr2j gene encoding DNA-directed RNA polymerase II subunit RPB11-a: MNAPPAFESFLLFEGEKKITIVKDTKVPNACLFTLNKEDHTLGNIIRSQLLKDPQVLFAGYKVPHPLEHKIVIRVQTTPDYSPQEAFTNAITDLISELSLLEERFRVAIKDKQEGIE; encoded by the exons ATGAACGCGCCACCAGCATTCGAGTCCTTTTTGCTATTTGAGGGAGAAAAGAA GATCACAATTGTTAAAGACACCAAGGTGCCAAATGCATGTCTGTTCACACTGAATAAAGAGGATCACACACTGGGGAACATCATCCGCTC GCAACTGCTGAAGGACCCTCAGGTGCTGTTTGCTGGATATAAGGTTCCTCATCCTCTAGAACACAAGATTGTGATCCGTGTTCAGACGACACCAGACTACAGTCCCCAGGAAGCCTTCACTAATGCCATCACTGATCTGATCAGTGAGCTGTCTCTGCTGGAGGAGAGATTCAGG